The following are encoded in a window of Oncorhynchus mykiss isolate Arlee chromosome 31, USDA_OmykA_1.1, whole genome shotgun sequence genomic DNA:
- the LOC110504902 gene encoding DAP3-binding cell death enhancer 1 isoform X2, giving the protein MWRVQGFVGRVLSRCHGTAPLRLSPNHHVEDEVINNSTLLSTGCHSPNNSSQKGDDGDKRRKRTSQFCYAGLPRYTALDAVGWGAAAVLLMQICRRIHSQFSGSDPNQNPNTGCLAIQGTLQKSGYRVLLERISRRDVLPRGRSVHCLPQRQSQQVPGQQVPGQQVPGQQVPGQQVPGQPQSQEHSSPKSSYSIPDQFHEDHLTAHSHLSDHKRATLSHDDSGTESSQPEDNHRTRDREQPGQQNDHDALAGATQNLQQVADSSVPVVLNIIGLKSAQTGDYEAAFSCFLASARQGYSKAQFNTGVCYEKGRGVCKDQEKALDFYSQAATGGHSQAQYRCAKLLLNSRGQQSTQQDLDTAISLLQQAASAGLREAQVYLGSLFSQEPVRDGLKSVHYLKMAAESGDRDALLFLGQCYESGFGVSQCFRTAVGFYQRAAQAGNSQAKTLLASPFGLEDAVLRPIRSSPCFSVADRLRGTLSTLTSPVPPSSHPTLPHSWSTGSMGPPPILSSLCPLTPSSEGNAVRWTIGAG; this is encoded by the exons CTCTCAGAAAGGGGACGATGGAgacaagaggaggaagaggacctcTCAGTTCTGCTACGCTGGGCTCCCCCGCTACACTGCCTTGGATGCAGTTGGCTGG GGGGCAGCTGCGGTGCTGTTGATGCAGATCTGTAGGAGGATCCACTCTCAGTTCTCTGGGAGTGACCCCAACCAGAACCCCAACACAGGATGCCTGGCCATCCAGGGAACCCTGCAGAAGTCTGGCTACCGTGTCCTACTGGAGCGAA TATCTCGCCGTGACGTGTTGCCCAGAGGGAGGAGTGTGCATTGTCTGCCCCAGAGACAGAGCCAGCAGGTCCCGGGCCAGCAGGTCCCGGGCCAGCAGGTCCCGGGCCAGCAGGTCCCGGGCCAGCAGGTCCCGGGCCAGCCCCAGAGCCAGGAGCACAGCAGTCCCAAGAGCAGCTACAGCATCCCTGACCAGTTTCATGAAGACCATCTGACTGCTCACagtcacctctctgaccacaaGAGGGCAACTCTGAGTCACGACGACTCTGGAACGG AGTCCTCCCAGCCTGAAGACAaccacagaaccagagacagggaACAGCCTGGGCAGCAGAATGACCAT GACGCCCTGGCGGGGGCGACCCAGAACCTCCAACAGGTGGCCGACTCCAGTGTTCCTGTAGTCCTCAACATCATCGGTCTGAAGAGTGCTCAGACTGGGGACTATGAGGCAGCCTTCTCCTGTTTCCTGGCCTCTGCAAGACAGGGTTACAGCAAGGCCCAGTTCAACACTGGAGTCTGCTACGAGAAAGGCAGGGGTGTATGCAAAGACCAGGAGAAG GCTCTTGATTTCTACAGCCAGGCAGCGACAGGGGGTCACAGTCAGGCTCAGTACCGCTGTGCCAAACTCCTCCTcaacagcagagggcagcagagcACACAACAGGACCTGGATACAGCCATCAGCCTTCTGCAACAGGCTGCCTCAGCTGGGctgagagag gctcaaGTGTACCTGGGGTCTCTGTTCTCGCAGGAGCCAGTCAGAGACGGCCTTAAGTCAGTCCACTACCTGAAGATGGCAGCGGAGAGCGGA GACAGAGATGCCCTGCTGTTCCTGGGTCAGTGTTATGAGAGTGGGTTCGGGGTATCCCAGTGCTTCAGAACAGCAGTTGGTTTCTATCAGAGGGCAGCCCAGGCAGGAAACAGCCAGGCCAAGACCTTACTGGCGTCGCCCTTTGGACTGGAGG ATGCCGTCCTGCGCCCTATCCGTTCTTCCCCATGTTTCTCCGTTGCTGACCGTCTGCGTGGAACTCTCTCCACCCTCAcctcccctgtccctccctccagtcACCCCACCCTCCCCCACTCCTGGAGCACAGGGAGTATGGGCCCCCCACCCATCCTgtcctccctctgccctctcaCCCCCAGCTCTGAGGGGAACGCCGTGAGGTGGACTATAGGAGCGGGATAG
- the LOC110504902 gene encoding DAP3-binding cell death enhancer 1 isoform X3 — translation MWRVQGFVGRVLSRCHGTAPLRLSPNHHVEDEVINNSTLLSTGCHSPNNSSQKGDDGDKRRKRTSQFCYAGLPRYTALDAVGWGAAAVLLMQICRRIHSQFSGSDPNQNPNTGCLAIQGTLQKSGYRVLLERISRRDVLPRGRSVHCLPQRQSQQVPGQQVPGQPQSQEHSSPKSSYSIPDQFHEDHLTAHSHLSDHKRATLSHDDSGTEESSFSESSQPEDNHRTRDREQPGQQNDHDALAGATQNLQQVADSSVPVVLNIIGLKSAQTGDYEAAFSCFLASARQGYSKAQFNTGVCYEKGRGVCKDQEKALDFYSQAATGGHSQAQYRCAKLLLNSRGQQSTQQDLDTAISLLQQAASAGLREAQVYLGSLFSQEPVRDGLKSVHYLKMAAESGDRDALLFLGQCYESGFGVSQCFRTAVGFYQRAAQAGNSQAKTLLASPFGLEDAVLRPIRSSPCFSVADRLRGTLSTLTSPVPPSSHPTLPHSWSTGSMGPPPILSSLCPLTPSSEGNAVRWTIGAG, via the exons CTCTCAGAAAGGGGACGATGGAgacaagaggaggaagaggacctcTCAGTTCTGCTACGCTGGGCTCCCCCGCTACACTGCCTTGGATGCAGTTGGCTGG GGGGCAGCTGCGGTGCTGTTGATGCAGATCTGTAGGAGGATCCACTCTCAGTTCTCTGGGAGTGACCCCAACCAGAACCCCAACACAGGATGCCTGGCCATCCAGGGAACCCTGCAGAAGTCTGGCTACCGTGTCCTACTGGAGCGAA TATCTCGCCGTGACGTGTTGCCCAGAGGGAGGAGTGTGCATTGTCTGCCCCAGAGACAGAGCCAGCAG GTCCCGGGCCAGCAGGTCCCGGGCCAGCCCCAGAGCCAGGAGCACAGCAGTCCCAAGAGCAGCTACAGCATCCCTGACCAGTTTCATGAAGACCATCTGACTGCTCACagtcacctctctgaccacaaGAGGGCAACTCTGAGTCACGACGACTCTGGAACGG AGGAGTCATCCTTTTCAGAGTCCTCCCAGCCTGAAGACAaccacagaaccagagacagggaACAGCCTGGGCAGCAGAATGACCAT GACGCCCTGGCGGGGGCGACCCAGAACCTCCAACAGGTGGCCGACTCCAGTGTTCCTGTAGTCCTCAACATCATCGGTCTGAAGAGTGCTCAGACTGGGGACTATGAGGCAGCCTTCTCCTGTTTCCTGGCCTCTGCAAGACAGGGTTACAGCAAGGCCCAGTTCAACACTGGAGTCTGCTACGAGAAAGGCAGGGGTGTATGCAAAGACCAGGAGAAG GCTCTTGATTTCTACAGCCAGGCAGCGACAGGGGGTCACAGTCAGGCTCAGTACCGCTGTGCCAAACTCCTCCTcaacagcagagggcagcagagcACACAACAGGACCTGGATACAGCCATCAGCCTTCTGCAACAGGCTGCCTCAGCTGGGctgagagag gctcaaGTGTACCTGGGGTCTCTGTTCTCGCAGGAGCCAGTCAGAGACGGCCTTAAGTCAGTCCACTACCTGAAGATGGCAGCGGAGAGCGGA GACAGAGATGCCCTGCTGTTCCTGGGTCAGTGTTATGAGAGTGGGTTCGGGGTATCCCAGTGCTTCAGAACAGCAGTTGGTTTCTATCAGAGGGCAGCCCAGGCAGGAAACAGCCAGGCCAAGACCTTACTGGCGTCGCCCTTTGGACTGGAGG ATGCCGTCCTGCGCCCTATCCGTTCTTCCCCATGTTTCTCCGTTGCTGACCGTCTGCGTGGAACTCTCTCCACCCTCAcctcccctgtccctccctccagtcACCCCACCCTCCCCCACTCCTGGAGCACAGGGAGTATGGGCCCCCCACCCATCCTgtcctccctctgccctctcaCCCCCAGCTCTGAGGGGAACGCCGTGAGGTGGACTATAGGAGCGGGATAG
- the LOC110504902 gene encoding DAP3-binding cell death enhancer 1 isoform X1: MWRVQGFVGRVLSRCHGTAPLRLSPNHHVEDEVINNSTLLSTGCHSPNNSSQKGDDGDKRRKRTSQFCYAGLPRYTALDAVGWGAAAVLLMQICRRIHSQFSGSDPNQNPNTGCLAIQGTLQKSGYRVLLERISRRDVLPRGRSVHCLPQRQSQQVPGQQVPGQQVPGQQVPGQQVPGQPQSQEHSSPKSSYSIPDQFHEDHLTAHSHLSDHKRATLSHDDSGTEESSFSESSQPEDNHRTRDREQPGQQNDHDALAGATQNLQQVADSSVPVVLNIIGLKSAQTGDYEAAFSCFLASARQGYSKAQFNTGVCYEKGRGVCKDQEKALDFYSQAATGGHSQAQYRCAKLLLNSRGQQSTQQDLDTAISLLQQAASAGLREAQVYLGSLFSQEPVRDGLKSVHYLKMAAESGDRDALLFLGQCYESGFGVSQCFRTAVGFYQRAAQAGNSQAKTLLASPFGLEDAVLRPIRSSPCFSVADRLRGTLSTLTSPVPPSSHPTLPHSWSTGSMGPPPILSSLCPLTPSSEGNAVRWTIGAG; this comes from the exons CTCTCAGAAAGGGGACGATGGAgacaagaggaggaagaggacctcTCAGTTCTGCTACGCTGGGCTCCCCCGCTACACTGCCTTGGATGCAGTTGGCTGG GGGGCAGCTGCGGTGCTGTTGATGCAGATCTGTAGGAGGATCCACTCTCAGTTCTCTGGGAGTGACCCCAACCAGAACCCCAACACAGGATGCCTGGCCATCCAGGGAACCCTGCAGAAGTCTGGCTACCGTGTCCTACTGGAGCGAA TATCTCGCCGTGACGTGTTGCCCAGAGGGAGGAGTGTGCATTGTCTGCCCCAGAGACAGAGCCAGCAGGTCCCGGGCCAGCAGGTCCCGGGCCAGCAGGTCCCGGGCCAGCAGGTCCCGGGCCAGCAGGTCCCGGGCCAGCCCCAGAGCCAGGAGCACAGCAGTCCCAAGAGCAGCTACAGCATCCCTGACCAGTTTCATGAAGACCATCTGACTGCTCACagtcacctctctgaccacaaGAGGGCAACTCTGAGTCACGACGACTCTGGAACGG AGGAGTCATCCTTTTCAGAGTCCTCCCAGCCTGAAGACAaccacagaaccagagacagggaACAGCCTGGGCAGCAGAATGACCAT GACGCCCTGGCGGGGGCGACCCAGAACCTCCAACAGGTGGCCGACTCCAGTGTTCCTGTAGTCCTCAACATCATCGGTCTGAAGAGTGCTCAGACTGGGGACTATGAGGCAGCCTTCTCCTGTTTCCTGGCCTCTGCAAGACAGGGTTACAGCAAGGCCCAGTTCAACACTGGAGTCTGCTACGAGAAAGGCAGGGGTGTATGCAAAGACCAGGAGAAG GCTCTTGATTTCTACAGCCAGGCAGCGACAGGGGGTCACAGTCAGGCTCAGTACCGCTGTGCCAAACTCCTCCTcaacagcagagggcagcagagcACACAACAGGACCTGGATACAGCCATCAGCCTTCTGCAACAGGCTGCCTCAGCTGGGctgagagag gctcaaGTGTACCTGGGGTCTCTGTTCTCGCAGGAGCCAGTCAGAGACGGCCTTAAGTCAGTCCACTACCTGAAGATGGCAGCGGAGAGCGGA GACAGAGATGCCCTGCTGTTCCTGGGTCAGTGTTATGAGAGTGGGTTCGGGGTATCCCAGTGCTTCAGAACAGCAGTTGGTTTCTATCAGAGGGCAGCCCAGGCAGGAAACAGCCAGGCCAAGACCTTACTGGCGTCGCCCTTTGGACTGGAGG ATGCCGTCCTGCGCCCTATCCGTTCTTCCCCATGTTTCTCCGTTGCTGACCGTCTGCGTGGAACTCTCTCCACCCTCAcctcccctgtccctccctccagtcACCCCACCCTCCCCCACTCCTGGAGCACAGGGAGTATGGGCCCCCCACCCATCCTgtcctccctctgccctctcaCCCCCAGCTCTGAGGGGAACGCCGTGAGGTGGACTATAGGAGCGGGATAG